A portion of the Diceros bicornis minor isolate mBicDic1 chromosome 20, mDicBic1.mat.cur, whole genome shotgun sequence genome contains these proteins:
- the IRX1 gene encoding iroquois-class homeodomain protein IRX-1, producing the protein MSFPQLGYPQYLSAAGPGAYGGERPGVLAAAAAAAAAASSGRPGAAELGAGAGAAAVTSVLGMYAAAGPYAGAPNYSAFLPYAADLSLFSQMGSQYELKDNPGVHPATFAAHTAPAYYPYGQFQYGDPGRPKNATRESTSTLKAWLNEHRKNPYPTKGEKIMLAIITKMTLTQVSTWFANARRRLKKENKVTWGARSKDQDDGALFGSDTEGDPEKTEDDEEIDLESIDIDKIDEHDGDQSNEDDEDKAEAPRAPAGPAALARDQGSLLAAADALKPEDSPLGLAKEVPEPGSTRLLSPGATAGGLQGAPHSKPKIWSLAETATSPDGAPKASPPPPAGHQGAHGSPAGAPLQHPAFLPSHGLYTCHIGKFSNWTNGAFLAQGSLLNMRSFLGVSAPHAAPHGPHLPAPPPPQPPVAVAAAVLHGDKASARSSPALPERDLVPRPDSPAQQLKSPFQPVRDNSLAPQEGTPRILAALSSA; encoded by the exons ATGTCCTTCCCGCAGCTGGGCTACCCGCAGTACCTGAGCGCCGCGGGGCCCGGCGCCTACGGCGGTGAGCGCCCGGGAGTGCTGGCCGCGGCAGCggccgccgcggccgccgcctcGTCGGGCCGCCCCGGGGCGGCGGAGctgggcgcgggcgcgggcgcggccGCCGTCACCTCGGTCCTGGGCATGTACGCGGCGGCCGGACCGTATGCGGGCGCGCCCAACTACAGCGCCTTCCTGCCCTACGCCGCCGACCTCAGCCTCTTCTCGCAGATG GGCTCACAGTATGAACTTAAGGACAACCCCGGAGTGCACCCTGCCACCTTCGCAGCCCACACGGCGCCGGCCTACTACCCCTACGGCCAGTTCCAGTACGGCGATCCCGGGCGGCCCAAGAACGCCACGCGCGAGAGCACGAGCACGCTCAAGGCCTGGCTTAACGAGCACCGCAAGAACCCCTACCCCACCAAGGGCGAGAAGATCATGCTGGCCATCATTACCAAGATGACCCTCACGCAGGTCTCCACCTGGTTCGCCAACGCGCGCCGGCGCCTCAAGAAGGAGAACAAGGTGACGTGGGGGGCGCGCAGCAAAGACCAGGACGACGGCGCCCTCTTCGGAAGCGACACCGAGGGCGACCCCGAGAAGACAGAGGACGACGAGGAGATCGATCTGGAGAGCATTGACATCGACAAGATCGACGAGCACGACGGCGACCAGAGCAACGAGGACGACGAAGACAAGGCCGAGGCGCCGCGAGCGCCCGCCGGGCCCGCCGCCCTCGCCCGGGACCAAGGCTCACTGCTGGCGGCCGCCGACGCGCTCAAGCCCGAAGACTCGCCCCTGGGCCTGGCCAAGGAGGTCCCGGAGCCCGGCAGTACGCGTTTGCTGAGTCCTGGCGCCACGGCGGGCGGCCTGCAGGGCGCGCCGCACAGCAAGCCCAAGATCTGGTCACTGGCCGAGACGGCCACGAGCCCCGACGGCGCGCCCAAGgcctcgccgccgccgcccgccggccATCAGGGCGCGCACGGGTCCCCGGCGGGCGCGCCGCTGCAACACCCCGCCTTCCTGCCCAGCCACGGACTGTACACCTGCCACATCGGCAAGTTTTCCAACTGGACCAACGGCGCTTTCCTCGCGCAGGGCTCGCTGCTCAACATGCGCTCCTTCCTGGGCGTCAGCGCTCCCCATGCCGCGCCCCACGGCCCGCACCTGCCCGCGCCTCCGCCACCGCAGCCGCCGGTCGCCGTTGCCGCGGCGGTGCTCCACGGAGACAAGGCCTCGGCCCGCAGCAGCCCCGCCCTCCCAG AGAGAGACCTCGTCCCCAGGCCGGACTCGCCGGCACAGCAGTTAAAGTCGCCCTTCCAGCCTGTGCGCGACAA CTCCCTGGCCCCGCAGGAGGGAACGCCGCGGATCCTAGCAGCCCTCTCGTCCGCCTGA